A genomic window from Aquabacterium sp. OR-4 includes:
- a CDS encoding alkene reductase: MSPLLTPVRIGRTPAANRLVMAPMTRSRADADGVPSDLTVTYYAQRASAGLIITEGVFPSAMGKGYVHTPGIETAAQMAAWKKVTEAVHAKGGRIFMQLMHCGRVSHPSLLGGATPVAPSAIKPEGKAWTPVGQVDFETPRELSVAEIAGVVDGYRQATRHAIEAGFDGVELHGASGYLPEQFLSSGSNQRKDQYGGSVENRARFVLQVLDAMVAEAGADRVGIKLSPEMNYNSITDAAPQETYAYLVEQLRGKGLAYLHVALFGAAFDYHAVLRPLFDGSYLIGSGLTQDSAEKLVASGSADAVVFGSAFLANPDLPERFRVGAALNTPDRNTFFAPPTAQGYIDYPTLATA, from the coding sequence ATGAGCCCACTTCTCACCCCCGTCCGCATCGGCCGCACGCCCGCCGCCAACCGCCTGGTGATGGCGCCGATGACCCGCTCACGGGCCGATGCCGACGGCGTGCCCAGCGACCTGACCGTCACCTACTACGCCCAGCGCGCCAGCGCTGGTCTGATCATCACCGAGGGCGTTTTCCCGTCCGCCATGGGCAAGGGCTATGTGCACACGCCCGGCATCGAGACCGCAGCGCAGATGGCCGCATGGAAGAAGGTGACCGAGGCCGTGCACGCCAAGGGCGGCCGCATCTTCATGCAGCTGATGCATTGCGGGCGCGTCTCGCACCCGTCGCTGCTGGGTGGTGCCACGCCGGTGGCCCCGTCGGCGATCAAGCCTGAAGGCAAGGCCTGGACGCCCGTCGGCCAGGTCGACTTCGAAACCCCGCGCGAACTGAGCGTCGCCGAGATCGCCGGTGTGGTCGACGGGTACCGCCAGGCCACACGTCATGCCATCGAAGCCGGCTTCGACGGCGTGGAGCTGCATGGGGCTTCGGGCTACCTGCCCGAGCAGTTCCTGTCATCCGGCAGCAACCAACGCAAGGATCAATACGGTGGCTCTGTGGAGAACCGCGCCCGCTTCGTACTGCAGGTCCTGGACGCCATGGTGGCCGAGGCCGGCGCCGACCGTGTCGGCATCAAGCTGTCTCCGGAGATGAACTACAACAGCATCACCGATGCCGCCCCGCAAGAGACCTACGCCTACCTGGTCGAGCAGCTGCGCGGCAAGGGCCTGGCCTACCTGCACGTGGCACTGTTCGGCGCCGCCTTCGACTACCACGCGGTGCTGCGCCCGCTCTTCGATGGCAGCTACCTGATCGGCAGCGGCCTCACGCAGGACAGCGCCGAGAAGCTGGTGGCATCAGGCTCGGCCGATGCGGTCGTGTTCGGCAGCGCCTTCCTCGCGAACCCCGACCTGCCGGAGCGCTTCCGCGTTGGCGCCGCGCTGAACACGCCGGACCGCAACACCTTCTTCGCACCACCCACCGCGCAGGGCTACATCGACTACCCGACGCTGGCGACGGCCTGA
- a CDS encoding LysR family transcriptional regulator, which produces MELLNDMALFVEVAHTLSFRRAADATGVPNSTLSRRIGALEKAIGLRLLHRTTRKVELTEAGQIYFQRCRRIVDEARLAHEQLGELLAQPSGVLRASLPVDFATTYMAPLIAEFARRYPGITFDFDLTPRRVDLVSEPFDVAIRMGELSDSNLIARLLARLPVGAYASPRYLAVSGEPEHARDLAQHECLGFPKAGNWVLHCGDEVAEVDVSGRFQVNSVGMLRRLATLDLGVILLSDEIAADDVAAGRLRRVLPTWQGKATPVYAITETRLLPAKTQRFVEFLQERLTSVKAP; this is translated from the coding sequence ATGGAACTGCTGAACGACATGGCCTTGTTCGTCGAGGTGGCCCACACGCTGAGCTTTCGCCGCGCGGCCGACGCCACCGGGGTGCCGAACTCGACGCTGTCGCGACGCATCGGCGCGCTGGAAAAGGCCATCGGCCTGCGGCTGCTGCACCGCACGACGCGCAAGGTGGAATTGACCGAGGCCGGGCAGATCTACTTCCAGCGCTGCCGGCGCATCGTTGACGAGGCCCGACTGGCACACGAGCAACTGGGTGAACTGCTGGCACAGCCCAGCGGCGTGCTGCGCGCCTCCTTGCCGGTGGATTTCGCCACCACCTACATGGCGCCGCTGATCGCGGAATTCGCGCGCCGCTATCCCGGCATCACGTTCGACTTCGACCTCACCCCCCGGCGCGTCGACCTGGTCAGCGAACCCTTCGACGTGGCCATCCGCATGGGCGAGCTCTCCGACTCCAACCTGATCGCCCGCCTGCTGGCCCGCCTGCCGGTGGGCGCCTACGCCTCACCGCGCTACCTGGCCGTGTCGGGTGAGCCGGAACACGCCCGCGACCTCGCGCAGCACGAGTGCCTGGGCTTTCCCAAGGCGGGCAACTGGGTGCTGCACTGCGGGGACGAGGTCGCAGAGGTCGACGTCAGTGGCCGGTTCCAGGTCAACAGCGTGGGCATGCTCCGACGGCTGGCGACACTGGACCTGGGTGTGATCCTGCTCTCCGACGAGATCGCTGCCGATGACGTCGCAGCAGGGCGCTTGCGCCGGGTACTGCCGACCTGGCAGGGCAAGGCAACACCGGTCTATGCGATCACCGAGACACGGCTGCTGCCCGCGAAGACGCAGCGCTTCGTCGAGTTCCTGCAGGAGCGCCTGACCTCCGTCAAAGCGCCCTGA